gagatggaggagggcTTCAGGTAGGCCAGAAAGTCAGTGGTGACAAAGAGGGAGACcacagccaggtgagggaggcacgtggagaaggctttgtgccgtccctgctcagagggcatcctcagcacggccctgaagatctgcacataggacacaacaatgaatacAAAACACCCAAGTATAGCAAGAACACTAACTATAATAAATCCAATTTCCCTGAGGTAGTCTGAttctgagcaggagagcttgaggatctgggggatttcacagaaaaactgatccacagcattgccttggcacagaggcagtgaaaatgtattggcagtgtgcagcagggagtagagaaccccagtggcccaggcagctgctgccatggtggcacaagctctgctgtccatcaaggtcccatagtgcaggggcttgcagatggcaacgtagcggtcataggacatgatggtgagaatgcaatactctgctgagatgaagaagagaaagaaaagacctGTGCAACACATCcagcataggagatgtccctggtgtcccagagggcattggccatgggctttggggagagtggtggagatgcagcccaggtcgaggagggcgaggttgagcaggaagaagtacatggggctggtgcaggcggtggtggcaggctacggctgtgctg
The DNA window shown above is from Meleagris gallopavo isolate NT-WF06-2002-E0010 breed Aviagen turkey brand Nicholas breeding stock unplaced genomic scaffold, Turkey_5.1 ChrUn_random_7180001867527, whole genome shotgun sequence and carries:
- the LOC104916059 gene encoding olfactory receptor 14J1-like — encoded protein: MSYDRYVAICKPLHYGTLMDSRACATMAAAAWATGVLYSLLHTANTFSLPLCQGNAVDQFFCEIPQILKLSCSESDYLREIGFIIVSVLAILGCFVFIVVSYVQIFRAVLRMPSEQGRHKAFSTCLPHLAVVSLFVTTDFLAYLKPSSISSTSLDLVVSFLYSVVPPTLNPLIYSMRNQELKDAVRKMMSWTNISRGRLLICLNK